Proteins found in one Planctomycetota bacterium genomic segment:
- a CDS encoding type II toxin-antitoxin system VapC family toxin, with the protein MIFDTDVLIWYMRSNAKAIRLLDETPDRCLSVITYMELLQGARDKQEALAIRVTLTNLAFQMLPLTENIGNRASIYMEQYGLRTALAIPDALVAATAAENAMPLCSSNLKHYKSIRDLDLKVFRP; encoded by the coding sequence ATGATATTTGACACCGACGTGCTCATCTGGTACATGAGGAGCAACGCGAAAGCGATCCGGCTTCTGGACGAGACGCCGGACCGCTGCCTATCGGTCATCACGTACATGGAACTGCTTCAGGGCGCCCGCGACAAGCAGGAGGCCCTGGCCATCCGCGTCACTCTGACGAACCTTGCTTTTCAGATGCTCCCCCTGACCGAAAACATCGGCAACCGCGCATCCATTTACATGGAACAATACGGCCTCAGGACGGCTCTGGCGATCCCCGACGCCCTTGTGGCCGCCACGGCCGCCGAGAACGCCATGCCCCTGTGTTCGAGCAACCTCAAGCACTACAAGTCCATCCGCGACCTGGACCTTAAGGTCTTCCGGCCGTAG